The following are encoded together in the Variovorax sp. PBS-H4 genome:
- the kdpA gene encoding potassium-transporting ATPase subunit KdpA, translating to MNSTAWTLLGLYLVVLGLLAWPLGRWLAALCEGRVPAWTQRAEAPLYKLAGVDAGHAMHWRGYALALLAFNAVGALALYGLQRVQHLLPLNPAGMGAVSPDSAFNTAVSFVSNTNWQGYAGESTMSYLTQMLGLTVQNFLSAATGIAVAFALARGFAARNTDGKGFVGNFWVDVTRITAWLLLPISFVIAMVFVGQGVIQNFDTYKTVTTLEATAYQNPRLDAAGQPLKDAAGNALTEDASTTTQTLAMGPVASQEAIKMLGTNGGGFFNANSAHPYENPTALANFVQMIAIFLIPAALCCAFGRVVGDPRQGWALLAAMTVMFVLAVAAVIPAEHAGNPLLAPLGVDQAANAVQAGGNMEGKDVRFGIDASALFAAITTAASCGAVIAMHDSFTPLGGMVPLVLMQLGEVVFGGVGTGLYGMLVFAVLAVFIAGLMIGRTPEYLGKKIEVREMKLTSIAILVTPILVLAGTAVAVMADPGKAGIANPGAHGFSEVLYAFTSAGNNNGSAFAGLSANTPFYNAMLAVAMWFGRFGVIVPVLAIAGSLAAKKRLPVTAGTMPTHGPLFVTLLIGTVLLVGLLNYVPALALGPVVEHLMLWKP from the coding sequence GTGAATAGCACTGCCTGGACGCTTCTGGGTCTTTACCTCGTGGTGCTGGGCCTGCTCGCCTGGCCGCTGGGCCGCTGGCTTGCGGCGCTGTGCGAAGGCCGGGTCCCCGCCTGGACGCAGCGCGCCGAAGCGCCGCTCTACAAGCTCGCCGGCGTCGACGCTGGCCACGCGATGCACTGGCGCGGCTATGCGCTGGCGCTGCTGGCCTTCAACGCCGTTGGCGCGCTGGCCCTTTATGGCCTGCAGCGCGTGCAGCACTTGCTGCCGCTGAACCCGGCCGGCATGGGCGCGGTGTCGCCAGACTCGGCGTTCAACACGGCCGTGAGCTTCGTCTCCAACACCAACTGGCAGGGCTATGCCGGGGAGTCGACGATGAGCTATCTCACGCAGATGCTGGGGCTCACGGTGCAGAACTTCTTGTCCGCCGCCACGGGCATCGCGGTCGCCTTCGCTCTGGCGCGCGGCTTCGCGGCGCGCAACACGGACGGCAAGGGCTTCGTCGGCAATTTCTGGGTCGACGTGACCCGCATCACCGCCTGGCTGCTGCTGCCGATCTCGTTCGTGATCGCCATGGTGTTCGTGGGCCAGGGCGTGATCCAGAATTTCGACACCTACAAGACGGTGACCACGCTGGAAGCCACGGCCTACCAGAACCCCAGGCTCGACGCCGCCGGGCAGCCGCTGAAGGATGCGGCCGGCAACGCGCTGACCGAGGACGCCAGCACCACCACCCAGACCCTCGCCATGGGCCCGGTCGCCTCGCAGGAGGCGATCAAGATGCTCGGCACCAACGGCGGCGGTTTCTTCAACGCCAACTCGGCGCACCCCTACGAGAACCCGACGGCGCTCGCCAACTTCGTGCAGATGATCGCGATCTTCCTGATCCCGGCCGCGCTGTGCTGCGCCTTCGGCCGCGTGGTCGGCGACCCGCGGCAGGGCTGGGCCCTCCTGGCTGCGATGACGGTGATGTTCGTGCTGGCCGTGGCCGCCGTGATCCCGGCCGAACACGCCGGCAATCCGCTGCTGGCGCCGCTGGGCGTCGACCAGGCCGCGAATGCGGTGCAGGCCGGCGGCAACATGGAAGGCAAGGACGTGCGATTCGGCATCGACGCCTCCGCGCTCTTCGCCGCCATCACCACGGCTGCATCCTGTGGCGCGGTGATCGCCATGCACGACTCCTTCACGCCGCTGGGCGGCATGGTGCCGCTGGTGCTGATGCAACTCGGCGAGGTGGTGTTCGGGGGCGTCGGTACCGGCCTGTACGGCATGCTGGTCTTCGCGGTGCTGGCGGTGTTCATCGCCGGCCTCATGATCGGCCGCACGCCCGAGTACCTGGGCAAGAAGATCGAGGTCCGCGAGATGAAGCTGACCTCGATCGCGATCCTGGTCACGCCGATCCTGGTGCTCGCCGGAACCGCCGTCGCGGTCATGGCCGATCCGGGGAAGGCGGGCATCGCTAACCCGGGCGCGCACGGCTTCTCCGAGGTGCTCTATGCCTTCACTTCGGCCGGCAACAACAACGGCAGCGCCTTTGCCGGCCTCTCGGCCAACACGCCCTTCTACAACGCGATGCTGGCAGTCGCGATGTGGTTCGGGCGCTTCGGCGTGATCGTGCCGGTGCTCGCCATCGCGGGCTCGCTGGCCGCCAAGAAGCGCCTGCCGGTCACGGCCGGCACCATGCCCACGCACGGCCCGCTGTTCGTCACGCTGCTGATCGGCACCGTGCTGCTGGTGGGCTTGCTCAATTACGTTCCGGCGCTGGCCCTGGGCCCTGTCGTCGAACACCTGATGCTGTGGAAGCCTTGA
- the kdpB gene encoding potassium-transporting ATPase subunit KdpB — protein sequence MQMKSSLPLLDASLVRPALWAAVAKLDPRVQWRNPVMFIVYIGSILTTLLWGHALSFPGDTGMAPAFVLAISIWLWFTVLFANFAEALAEGRSKAQAASLRGLRKDTWAKKMVEPYHGGKWLPLQAPELRRGDVVLVEAHDVIPLDGEVIEGVASVDESAITGESAPVVRESGGDFSAVTGGTRVLSDWLVVRITVNPGESFLDRMIGMVEAAKRQKTPNEIALTILLVALTLVFLMVTVTLLPYSIFSVGAMHAGTVVSLTALVALLVCLIPTTIGGLLSAVGVAGMSRMMQANVIATSGRAVEAAGDVDVLLLDKTGTITLGNRQASAFLPAPGVAQQRLARAALLASLADETPEGRSIVELARRGGVEEPAAEGTRFVPFTAQTRMSGVDLPAAPNTLDTDPVPLRKGAVDAVRRHVEALGGAMPAELLRAADEVARRGSTPLGVAQGTQVLGIVELKDIVKTDIRERFAELRRMGIRTVMITGDNKLTAAAIAAEAGVDDFLAEATPEDKLALIRKYQSEGRLVAMTGDGTNDAPALAQADVAVAMGTGTQAAKEAGNMVDLDSNPTKLLEVVETGKALLMTRGSLTTFSIANDVAKYFAIIPAIFVSTYPQLAALNVMRLASPSSAILSAVIFNALIIVFLIPLALKGVRFRPVGAAALLRRNLAIYGLGGLVVPFVGIKLIDWLLVAVGLV from the coding sequence ATGCAAATGAAATCGTCCCTTCCTCTGTTGGATGCCTCCCTGGTGCGCCCCGCGCTGTGGGCCGCCGTCGCCAAGCTGGACCCGCGCGTCCAGTGGCGCAACCCCGTGATGTTCATCGTCTACATCGGCAGCATCCTCACGACGCTGCTGTGGGGGCATGCGCTGAGCTTTCCGGGCGACACCGGCATGGCGCCGGCCTTCGTGCTGGCGATCTCGATCTGGCTGTGGTTCACCGTGCTCTTCGCCAACTTCGCGGAGGCCCTGGCAGAAGGCCGCAGCAAGGCGCAGGCCGCCTCGCTGCGCGGCCTGCGCAAGGACACCTGGGCCAAGAAGATGGTCGAGCCGTACCACGGCGGCAAGTGGCTGCCGTTGCAGGCTCCGGAACTGCGCCGCGGTGACGTGGTGCTGGTCGAGGCGCATGACGTGATCCCGCTGGACGGCGAGGTGATCGAAGGCGTGGCCTCGGTGGACGAAAGCGCCATCACCGGCGAGTCGGCGCCGGTCGTGCGCGAATCCGGCGGCGACTTCTCGGCGGTGACCGGCGGCACGCGCGTGCTGTCCGACTGGCTGGTCGTGCGCATCACCGTCAACCCCGGCGAGTCCTTCCTCGACCGCATGATCGGCATGGTCGAGGCTGCCAAGCGCCAGAAGACGCCCAACGAGATCGCGCTGACCATCCTGCTCGTCGCGCTGACGCTGGTGTTCCTCATGGTCACGGTCACGCTGCTGCCGTACTCCATCTTCAGCGTGGGCGCGATGCACGCGGGCACGGTGGTGTCGCTGACGGCGCTGGTGGCGCTGCTGGTGTGCCTGATCCCGACCACCATCGGCGGCCTGCTGTCGGCCGTGGGCGTGGCCGGCATGAGCCGCATGATGCAGGCCAACGTGATCGCGACCTCGGGCCGCGCGGTGGAGGCGGCGGGCGACGTCGACGTGCTGCTGCTCGACAAGACCGGCACCATCACGCTCGGCAACCGCCAGGCCAGCGCCTTCCTGCCGGCGCCCGGCGTGGCGCAGCAGCGCCTGGCGCGCGCCGCGCTGCTGGCCTCGCTGGCCGATGAGACGCCCGAGGGCCGCAGCATCGTCGAGCTGGCCCGCCGCGGCGGCGTCGAGGAGCCGGCAGCCGAAGGCACGCGCTTCGTCCCCTTCACCGCGCAGACGCGCATGAGCGGCGTGGACCTGCCCGCCGCGCCCAACACCCTCGATACCGACCCCGTGCCGCTTCGCAAGGGCGCGGTCGATGCCGTGCGCCGCCACGTCGAGGCGCTCGGCGGCGCGATGCCGGCCGAACTGCTGCGCGCTGCCGACGAGGTCGCGCGCCGCGGCAGCACGCCGCTGGGAGTGGCGCAGGGCACGCAGGTGCTCGGCATCGTCGAGCTCAAGGACATCGTCAAGACCGACATCCGCGAGCGCTTCGCCGAGTTGCGCCGCATGGGTATCCGCACGGTGATGATCACCGGCGACAACAAGCTCACCGCCGCCGCCATCGCGGCCGAGGCCGGCGTGGACGACTTCCTGGCCGAGGCCACGCCCGAGGACAAGCTGGCGCTGATCCGCAAGTACCAGTCCGAAGGCCGGCTGGTCGCCATGACCGGCGACGGCACCAACGACGCGCCCGCGCTCGCCCAGGCCGACGTGGCGGTGGCCATGGGCACCGGCACGCAGGCCGCGAAGGAGGCCGGCAACATGGTGGACCTCGACTCCAACCCGACCAAGCTGCTGGAGGTGGTGGAGACCGGCAAGGCCCTGCTCATGACCCGCGGTTCGCTCACCACGTTCTCGATCGCCAACGACGTGGCGAAGTACTTCGCCATCATCCCGGCGATCTTCGTGTCGACCTACCCTCAGCTCGCGGCGCTCAATGTGATGCGGCTGGCGAGCCCTTCGTCGGCCATCCTGTCGGCGGTGATCTTCAACGCACTGATCATCGTGTTCCTGATCCCGCTCGCGCTGAAGGGCGTGCGCTTCCGGCCGGTGGGGGCCGCCGCGCTGCTGCGGCGCAACCTGGCCATCTACGGCCTGGGCGGCCTGGTCGTGCCCTTCGTCGGCATCAAGCTCATCGACTGGCTGCTGGTCGCGGTCGGCCTGGTCTGA
- the kdpC gene encoding potassium-transporting ATPase subunit KdpC: MFKILRPTLLIFVLLSALTGLLYPLAVTGAARALFPAQAEGSLVLRGGKPVGSSLIGQNFTDPAHFWGRPSATAPMPYNAGASGGSNQGPLNPALADAVKSRIDALRAADPGNTQPVPVDLVTASASGLDPHISPAAARYQAARVARSRKLPLGRVEQLVDDHIEGRWLGLIGEPRVNVLALNLALDGASR; the protein is encoded by the coding sequence ATGTTCAAGATCCTTCGTCCCACGCTCCTCATCTTCGTGCTGCTCAGCGCGCTGACCGGGCTGCTCTATCCGCTGGCCGTGACCGGCGCCGCCCGGGCGCTGTTCCCGGCGCAAGCCGAGGGCAGCCTGGTGCTGCGCGGCGGCAAGCCGGTGGGTTCTTCGCTGATCGGCCAGAACTTCACCGATCCGGCGCACTTCTGGGGCCGGCCCTCGGCCACCGCGCCCATGCCCTACAACGCCGGCGCATCCGGTGGCTCCAACCAGGGGCCGCTGAACCCCGCGCTCGCCGATGCGGTCAAGAGCCGGATCGACGCGTTGCGCGCGGCCGATCCCGGCAACACGCAGCCGGTGCCGGTGGACCTCGTCACCGCGTCGGCCAGCGGGCTCGACCCGCACATCAGCCCGGCCGCGGCCCGCTACCAGGCGGCACGCGTGGCGCGCTCGCGCAAGCTGCCGCTCGGCCGTGTCGAGCAACTCGTCGACGATCACATCGAAGGCCGCTGGCTCGGCCTCATCGGCGAGCCGCGCGTGAACGTGCTCGCGCTCAACCTGGCGCTGGATGGCGCGTCGCGGTGA